A genomic segment from Sorangium aterium encodes:
- a CDS encoding MXAN_6577-like cysteine-rich protein, whose product MSHPGLRARFEPSSMALWLTVAALLAHAASCAGDSSDGPCDDGLTLCGGACLDTQVDPDHCGGCDGACASGKRCEAGVCVGGAGGVDGVDGAGGVDASSTGGAGGALCAPGLVACSGGCVDLETDPAHCGGCGQECAAEQRCEGGACRCASGLTECGGGCVDVESDPLHCGSCEARCPLHETCVEGACLCDERFAVCGGRCVDLAVDPAHCGACGAACAPGLLCQGGACACAVGDYEDIGSTVPQRLTGTTVGAETYFSLACMAAGSTEFVYRFTAEEAGRYKFDTAGSSYDTAIGVLDFDACEELACNDDRGGAATGSASVALEGGQSVLLVVSGYDGAQGDFALHVDRVAPPACPLDSIATALPQTITGDTWGLGDAVSTRCGSIDTPDASYSFTAPRAGRYIFDTSGSTFDTVLELRKGSCSGTLISCNDNAMEAETSRIVVNLAEGQTVVAVVDGIDGGSGRFTLNVSEYVPPPCPEFTLGATFPQTVTGTTDVPDRVSILPSPCTSDSGPEVTYGFTAPATALYTFDTFGSSFDTILHVHEGTCSGESVACNDDTAGRQSQVKRVLREGETVAVVVDGYAAVASGAFKLNVSQTFVPPCPMLDLGSTVPQTVTGTTADAADVLRPSCGSGGAGEVTYSFTAPAAGTYVVDTFGSSLDTVLSVLDGSCSGAVLACNDDAAGSEQSRMTLELAEGQTIVLLVDGSAAGASGDFTLNIARFSGGGTCSTAIDLGSVTPQVVTGSTEERPESVRPSCGFSNAPDMIYRFTAPVAGLYIFDTFGSSFDTLLQILKDSCTGTSLGCNDNTDGQQSRVALSLAAGQTVLAVVDGSATSSGDYVLQVDRFTGPGTCATAINLGSPLSVTRTGTTRGQPDAVRPKCVSAALVSSPEAVFTYTAPIRGTYVIDTAGSSFNTVLHVHTGGCGGTEQQCNYDPSGTRASKVQIDLAPNQTITVVVDGYNGASGDFTLKISKL is encoded by the coding sequence GCGGCTGCGACGGCGCTTGCGCGAGCGGGAAGCGGTGCGAGGCGGGCGTGTGCGTCGGCGGGGCGGGGGGCGTGGACGGGGTGGACGGGGCGGGGGGCGTGGACGCCTCCTCGACGGGCGGCGCGGGCGGCGCGCTGTGCGCCCCCGGCCTCGTGGCGTGCAGCGGCGGCTGCGTCGACCTCGAGACAGACCCCGCCCATTGCGGGGGCTGCGGCCAGGAATGCGCCGCCGAACAGCGGTGCGAGGGCGGCGCCTGCCGCTGCGCCTCCGGCCTCACCGAGTGCGGCGGCGGCTGCGTGGACGTGGAGAGCGATCCGCTGCATTGCGGGAGCTGCGAGGCCCGCTGCCCCCTCCACGAGACGTGTGTGGAGGGGGCGTGCCTCTGCGATGAGCGCTTCGCGGTCTGCGGCGGCAGGTGCGTCGATCTGGCCGTCGACCCGGCGCATTGCGGCGCGTGCGGCGCGGCGTGCGCCCCGGGGCTGCTCTGCCAGGGGGGCGCGTGCGCCTGCGCCGTAGGCGACTACGAGGACATCGGCTCGACGGTCCCGCAGCGCCTGACAGGCACCACGGTCGGCGCGGAGACCTATTTCTCGCTCGCCTGCATGGCCGCCGGCTCGACCGAGTTCGTCTACAGGTTCACGGCGGAGGAGGCCGGCAGGTACAAGTTCGACACCGCCGGATCGAGCTACGACACCGCCATCGGCGTCCTGGACTTCGATGCCTGCGAGGAGCTCGCGTGCAATGACGATCGCGGGGGAGCCGCGACCGGCAGCGCCTCGGTGGCCCTCGAGGGAGGGCAGAGCGTCCTCCTCGTCGTCTCGGGCTACGACGGCGCGCAAGGCGACTTCGCCCTTCACGTCGACCGCGTGGCGCCGCCGGCGTGCCCGCTCGACAGCATCGCGACGGCTCTCCCGCAGACGATCACCGGGGACACCTGGGGGCTCGGCGACGCCGTCTCGACCCGCTGCGGTTCAATCGACACCCCCGACGCGAGCTACAGCTTCACCGCGCCGCGCGCTGGCAGGTACATCTTCGACACGTCCGGCTCCACGTTCGATACCGTCCTCGAGCTGCGCAAGGGGTCCTGCTCAGGGACGCTGATCTCTTGCAACGACAACGCCATGGAAGCCGAGACGTCGCGCATCGTCGTGAACCTCGCCGAGGGCCAGACGGTGGTCGCGGTCGTCGACGGCATCGACGGCGGATCCGGGCGATTCACGCTCAACGTCAGCGAGTACGTGCCGCCTCCATGTCCGGAGTTCACGCTCGGCGCCACGTTTCCTCAGACGGTGACGGGCACCACCGATGTTCCGGATCGCGTGAGCATCCTCCCGTCGCCCTGCACGAGCGACAGCGGCCCCGAGGTCACCTATGGGTTCACCGCGCCGGCGACCGCGCTCTATACCTTCGACACCTTCGGCTCCTCCTTCGACACGATCCTGCACGTCCACGAGGGGACATGCAGCGGCGAGAGCGTCGCGTGCAACGACGACACCGCTGGCCGGCAATCGCAGGTGAAGAGGGTGCTCCGCGAGGGAGAGACCGTCGCCGTCGTCGTGGACGGCTACGCCGCAGTCGCCTCCGGCGCCTTCAAGCTCAACGTGAGCCAGACCTTCGTCCCTCCGTGCCCGATGCTCGATCTCGGGTCGACGGTGCCTCAGACGGTGACAGGGACCACCGCGGATGCGGCCGACGTCCTGCGCCCGAGCTGCGGCAGCGGCGGCGCCGGCGAGGTGACCTACAGCTTCACCGCGCCCGCGGCCGGCACCTACGTCGTCGATACGTTCGGATCGAGCCTCGACACCGTCCTCTCCGTCCTCGACGGCAGCTGCTCCGGGGCCGTGCTCGCGTGCAACGACGACGCGGCGGGAAGTGAGCAGTCGCGGATGACGCTGGAGCTCGCCGAGGGGCAGACGATCGTCCTCCTGGTCGACGGCAGCGCCGCGGGCGCATCGGGCGATTTCACGCTCAACATTGCGCGGTTCTCGGGCGGCGGCACCTGCTCGACGGCGATCGATCTCGGCTCCGTCACCCCGCAGGTCGTGACGGGGAGCACCGAGGAGCGGCCCGAGTCCGTTCGCCCGAGCTGCGGCTTCTCGAATGCTCCGGACATGATCTACCGCTTCACCGCGCCGGTGGCTGGGCTCTACATCTTCGATACGTTCGGATCGAGCTTCGACACCCTGCTCCAGATCTTGAAGGACAGCTGCACGGGGACGTCGCTCGGGTGCAACGACAACACGGACGGTCAGCAGTCGCGTGTCGCCCTCAGCCTGGCCGCCGGTCAAACCGTCCTCGCCGTGGTCGACGGCAGCGCCACGAGCTCCGGCGACTACGTGCTCCAGGTGGACCGGTTCACCGGCCCGGGGACCTGCGCGACGGCCATCAACCTCGGATCGCCGCTGTCCGTCACCAGGACCGGCACCACGCGCGGCCAACCCGACGCGGTGAGGCCGAAATGCGTGTCCGCAGCGCTCGTGTCCTCTCCGGAGGCGGTGTTCACCTACACCGCCCCGATCCGCGGCACCTATGTCATCGACACGGCCGGCTCGTCGTTCAACACCGTCCTTCACGTCCACACGGGTGGCTGCGGCGGCACCGAGCAACAATGCAACTACGATCCGAGCGGCACACGAGCGTCGAAGGTGCAGATCGATCTCGCCCCCAATCAGACCATCACCGTGGTCGTCGATGGGTATAATGGAGCGTCTGGCGACTTCACGCTGAAGATCTCCAAGCTCTGA
- a CDS encoding NADH-quinone oxidoreductase subunit B produces MGEMKAGGPSTRVVEGSEHGFATTRVDALLNWAKKYSLFQYPFVTACCGMEYMAMASPRFDMARFGAEVPRFSPRQADLLWVVGTISQRQAPALRRIYEQMADPKWVLAFGTCASCGGFYDNYTTVAGIDKVIPCDVYVPGCPPRPEAVLDGLMLLQDKIARGDRTPAIVKPREDPAQTTEQLIALQRKERSLP; encoded by the coding sequence ATGGGAGAAATGAAGGCCGGTGGGCCCTCGACGCGGGTGGTGGAGGGCTCCGAGCACGGCTTCGCGACCACGCGCGTGGACGCGCTGCTGAACTGGGCGAAGAAGTACTCGCTGTTCCAGTACCCGTTCGTGACGGCGTGCTGCGGCATGGAGTACATGGCGATGGCCAGCCCGCGCTTCGATATGGCGCGGTTCGGCGCCGAGGTGCCGCGCTTCTCGCCGCGCCAGGCCGACCTGCTCTGGGTGGTGGGGACCATCAGCCAGCGCCAGGCGCCCGCGCTCCGCCGCATCTACGAGCAGATGGCGGACCCGAAGTGGGTGCTCGCCTTCGGCACGTGCGCCTCGTGCGGCGGCTTCTACGACAACTACACGACCGTCGCCGGCATCGACAAGGTCATCCCCTGCGACGTCTACGTGCCCGGCTGTCCGCCGCGCCCCGAGGCGGTGCTCGACGGCCTCATGCTGCTCCAGGACAAGATCGCGCGCGGCGATCGCACGCCGGCGATCGTCAAGCCGCGCGAGGACCCTGCGCAGACGACGGAGCAGCTCATCGCCCTCCAGCGCAAGGAGCGGAGCCTGCCATGA
- a CDS encoding NADH-quinone oxidoreductase subunit A, with protein MATYIPLFLLFLVAAIIALAMFTLTSLLGPKNPTPEKMIPYECGSESTGGRFVKPSVKFYLTAILFVVFDIEAVLIYPWTVQFRSLGWTGLATMSSFIALLVVALVYVWKKGALEWEK; from the coding sequence ATGGCCACCTACATCCCCCTGTTCCTGCTGTTTCTCGTCGCCGCGATCATCGCGCTCGCGATGTTCACGCTGACGTCGCTGCTCGGCCCGAAGAACCCGACGCCCGAGAAGATGATCCCGTACGAGTGCGGCAGCGAGTCGACGGGCGGGCGATTCGTCAAGCCGAGCGTGAAGTTCTACCTGACGGCGATCCTCTTTGTCGTGTTCGACATCGAGGCGGTGCTCATCTACCCGTGGACGGTCCAGTTCCGCTCCCTCGGGTGGACGGGCCTCGCGACGATGAGCTCGTTCATCGCGCTACTCGTCGTGGCGCTCGTGTACGTGTGGAAGAAGGGAGCTCTGGAATGGGAGAAATGA
- a CDS encoding 2Fe-2S iron-sulfur cluster-binding protein — translation MPTIKIDGREIPFESGDTIIRAAHRAGIDIPHYCWHPGLSVAANCRMCLVEVLPPPGRPAMSLDILRWDAAKQDYVPAAKPKLQPACQMACASGMEVLSDNSDHVSEARSAVQELLLLNHPVDCPICDQAGECRLQDYWLEHQRKGKRMRQEPVHKPKAVTFGPTIVYDAERCIVCTRCIRVCNELARDPVLSVRERGNLGEITVSPGRELDHNYTLMTEHVCPVGALTSRDFRFKARVWFLRSARTVCQGCATGCNAYLDYDPRNNTPYRHRPRENMAVNTYWMCDEGMLSYRHAVEGRLLTALVGNDDASLDDALAAAKEQLAGHGDDPSKVAIVLSAQHSNEDNFALYHLATTYLGATDFFVSGKPLGEGDDILISEDKNPNTRGAVQIAAATPPRPVAELLQGIASGHYAYVVALGSDLEVDAGEAQRAFSRLKGVVTIAAHEGPLAKAARVALPACSWAEAEGTYVNGKGLAQRSERALLPHGDARPAWELIGRLGRALGYETGWKTLAELRRAMPPGAALGGAAGAAAPAAALGAAPAVADGARVEPKKTEATA, via the coding sequence ATGCCTACGATCAAGATCGACGGAAGGGAGATCCCCTTCGAGAGCGGTGACACGATCATCCGCGCGGCGCACCGCGCCGGGATCGACATCCCCCATTACTGCTGGCACCCGGGCCTCAGCGTCGCCGCCAACTGCCGGATGTGCCTCGTCGAGGTGCTGCCGCCGCCGGGGCGGCCGGCGATGAGCCTCGACATCCTCCGCTGGGACGCGGCGAAGCAGGACTACGTGCCGGCGGCGAAGCCGAAGCTCCAGCCGGCCTGCCAGATGGCCTGCGCGAGCGGCATGGAGGTGCTGTCCGACAACAGCGACCACGTGTCCGAGGCGCGCTCGGCGGTGCAGGAGCTCCTGCTCCTGAACCACCCGGTCGACTGCCCGATCTGCGACCAGGCCGGCGAGTGCCGCCTCCAGGACTACTGGCTGGAGCACCAGCGCAAGGGCAAGCGGATGCGGCAGGAGCCGGTGCACAAGCCGAAGGCGGTCACCTTCGGCCCGACCATCGTGTACGACGCCGAGCGCTGCATCGTGTGCACGCGGTGCATCCGCGTCTGCAACGAGCTCGCCCGGGATCCGGTGCTCTCCGTCCGCGAGCGCGGCAACCTCGGGGAGATCACGGTCTCGCCGGGGCGCGAGCTCGACCACAACTACACGCTCATGACCGAGCACGTATGCCCGGTCGGCGCGCTCACGTCGCGCGACTTCCGCTTCAAGGCGCGCGTCTGGTTCCTCCGCAGCGCCCGGACCGTCTGCCAGGGCTGCGCGACCGGCTGCAACGCCTACCTCGACTACGATCCGCGCAACAACACGCCGTACCGGCACCGCCCCCGCGAGAACATGGCGGTCAACACGTACTGGATGTGCGACGAGGGCATGCTCTCGTACCGGCACGCGGTCGAGGGGCGGCTGCTCACGGCGCTCGTCGGCAACGACGACGCGAGCCTCGACGACGCGCTCGCCGCGGCCAAGGAGCAGCTCGCCGGCCACGGCGACGACCCGTCGAAGGTCGCGATCGTCCTGTCGGCGCAGCACTCGAACGAGGACAACTTCGCGCTCTACCACCTCGCCACGACGTACCTCGGCGCGACCGACTTCTTCGTGTCCGGCAAGCCGCTCGGCGAGGGCGACGACATCCTCATCAGCGAGGACAAGAACCCGAACACCCGCGGCGCCGTGCAGATCGCGGCGGCGACCCCGCCGCGCCCGGTCGCGGAGCTGCTCCAGGGGATCGCGTCCGGGCACTACGCGTACGTGGTCGCCCTCGGGTCGGACCTCGAGGTCGACGCGGGCGAGGCGCAGCGGGCGTTCTCGCGGCTGAAGGGGGTGGTGACGATCGCCGCCCACGAGGGGCCGCTCGCGAAGGCCGCGCGCGTCGCGCTGCCGGCGTGCTCCTGGGCCGAGGCCGAGGGGACGTACGTGAACGGGAAGGGCCTGGCGCAGCGGAGCGAGCGGGCGCTGCTCCCGCACGGCGACGCGCGCCCGGCCTGGGAGCTCATCGGCCGGCTGGGGCGCGCGCTCGGGTACGAGACCGGGTGGAAGACCCTGGCCGAGCTCCGCCGCGCGATGCCGCCCGGCGCGGCGCTTGGTGGAGCAGCCGGGGCAGCCGCGCCCGCCGCAGCGCTCGGCGCGGCGCCCGCCGTCGCCGACGGCGCGCGGGTCGAGCCGAAGAAGACGGAGGCCACGGCATGA
- a CDS encoding NADH-quinone oxidoreductase subunit D, whose amino-acid sequence MEPLDRELDEAELDLPSEPMLLNMGPSHPAMHGTVRIVLELSGETINKADVQIGYLHRGFEKMCERGTWSQVFPYVDRLNYVSPMLNNVGFALAVEKMLGVTVPERCQYYRVILGEMARICDHMICSGAMAMELGAFTPFLYLCRAREIFWEIFEEETGARLTHSFGRVGGMARPPTADFKAMVRVGLARVLALINDAEKLILKNRIFLDRLDGVGQISQEDALALGWTGVVLRATGVPYDVRRANPYMVYDRFEFDVPVGTRGDNYDRFMCRQEEIRQAGRIIEQALEQMPDEGPVNIDDPRIVLPPKEEVYTTIEATIQHFKIVMEGIKVPAGECYSYTEAGNGELGFYLVSDGSGTPYRVRIRPPCFATTQGLSQLITGLMIPDVVPTFGSLNMIGGECDH is encoded by the coding sequence ATGGAACCCCTGGATCGCGAGCTGGACGAGGCCGAGCTCGACCTACCGAGCGAGCCGATGCTCCTCAACATGGGGCCGTCTCACCCGGCGATGCACGGCACGGTGCGGATCGTGCTCGAGCTGTCCGGTGAGACGATCAACAAGGCCGACGTGCAGATCGGCTACCTGCACCGCGGCTTCGAGAAGATGTGCGAGCGCGGCACGTGGTCGCAGGTCTTCCCGTACGTCGACCGGCTCAACTACGTCTCGCCGATGCTCAACAACGTCGGCTTCGCGCTGGCGGTCGAGAAGATGCTCGGCGTCACGGTGCCCGAGCGCTGCCAGTACTACCGCGTGATCCTCGGCGAGATGGCGCGCATCTGCGATCACATGATCTGCAGCGGCGCCATGGCCATGGAGCTCGGCGCCTTCACGCCGTTCCTCTACCTGTGCCGCGCGCGCGAGATCTTCTGGGAGATCTTCGAGGAGGAGACGGGGGCGCGCCTGACGCACAGCTTCGGCCGCGTCGGCGGCATGGCGCGGCCGCCCACGGCCGACTTCAAGGCGATGGTCCGGGTGGGCCTCGCGCGCGTGCTCGCGCTCATCAACGACGCCGAGAAGCTCATCCTCAAGAACCGCATCTTCCTCGATCGCCTCGACGGCGTCGGGCAGATCTCGCAGGAGGACGCGCTCGCGCTCGGCTGGACAGGCGTCGTGCTCCGGGCGACCGGCGTGCCGTACGACGTGCGCCGGGCGAACCCGTACATGGTCTACGACCGCTTCGAGTTCGACGTGCCGGTCGGCACGCGGGGCGACAACTACGACCGGTTCATGTGCCGCCAGGAGGAGATCCGCCAGGCGGGGAGGATCATCGAGCAGGCGCTCGAGCAGATGCCCGACGAGGGGCCCGTCAACATCGACGATCCGCGCATCGTGCTGCCGCCGAAGGAGGAGGTCTACACGACCATCGAGGCGACCATCCAGCACTTCAAGATCGTCATGGAGGGCATCAAGGTGCCCGCGGGCGAGTGCTACTCGTACACCGAGGCCGGCAATGGCGAGCTCGGCTTCTACCTGGTGTCCGACGGCAGCGGCACGCCGTACCGCGTCCGCATCCGTCCGCCGTGCTTCGCCACGACGCAGGGGCTCTCCCAGCTCATCACCGGGCTGATGATCCCCGACGTCGTGCCGACCTTCGGCTCCCTCAACATGATCGGCGGGGAGTGCGACCACTAG
- a CDS encoding MXAN_6577-like cysteine-rich protein, translated as MNRSGLRPRSALSSAALLLAAGVVLAASCAESPEASGECADGLSRCNGECVELQANAEHCGACGDACEEGQRCVEGRCGEGGGGEGGGDIGSGVGGGEGCREGQTDCSGRCVNVEIDPRNCGDCDVACAEGRVCADGSCACAGDLTECDGACVDVRSDRLNCGECGSSCAPAQQCVDGACTCPDGLADCGGSCADLQTSPFHCGDCGVACERGALCQAGACTCVLGTYDELSDTFPQTVTGTTISGETNYDLACVAAGSSERVYRFTPSEAGTYTLDTVGSAFDTAIGVLGATTCAQLACNDDLAPGVGQSRVRAVLEAGQPVLVVVTGFDGGEGDFTLNMAKSAPPKCPGWTIDAALPTTVTGNTEHLGDAIRPRCGAADSPDASYAFTAPAAGKYVFDTFGSGFNTILELHDGACDGDVLTCSDDSGGGSQSRATVELSAGQKVVAVIDGFEGARGPYTLNVAAWAPPACPMADLGSTYPQTVTGHTSGLDGVLQPACSMSDSPEVSYSFTAPIAGRYTFDTLGSTFNTVLHVHDGSCTGASLGCNDDAEGSYQSQVSTPLAQGQTAVVVVDGASGKHGAYTLNVSGSPAPPCPANALEPVVPQTVRGTTLDRSDFAAAPCGKVGGAEVAYGFTAPSDGLYVFDTFGSSFDTLVHVHAGTCGGEVLGCNDNTTGLQSRVVVPLVAGQETVVVVDGSGPAATGAFTLNIGLFEGDGTCETPIDLGSTVPRTEMGSTLHQPNSGTPSCTMSSGNDRVYRFTAPADGTYVIDTLSSTFDTVLHVHDGDSCAGRELACNDNTNGVTSRVTVPLTAGQVITIIGDSRPSSSGTLTLNIAKLP; from the coding sequence ATGAACCGATCCGGATTGCGCCCCAGGTCCGCCCTGTCGTCCGCCGCGCTGCTCCTGGCCGCGGGGGTTGTCCTCGCGGCGTCCTGCGCCGAGAGCCCCGAGGCGTCGGGCGAGTGCGCCGACGGGCTGTCGCGGTGCAATGGCGAGTGCGTCGAGCTCCAGGCGAACGCCGAGCACTGCGGCGCGTGCGGCGACGCCTGCGAAGAGGGGCAGCGCTGCGTGGAGGGGCGCTGCGGCGAGGGCGGCGGCGGCGAGGGCGGCGGCGATATAGGATCCGGCGTCGGGGGCGGAGAGGGGTGCCGAGAGGGCCAGACCGACTGCTCGGGCAGGTGCGTGAACGTCGAGATCGACCCGCGGAACTGCGGCGATTGCGACGTCGCGTGCGCGGAGGGGCGCGTCTGCGCGGACGGCTCCTGCGCCTGCGCGGGCGACCTCACCGAGTGCGACGGCGCCTGCGTGGATGTGCGGAGCGACAGGCTCAACTGCGGCGAGTGCGGATCCAGCTGCGCGCCTGCGCAGCAGTGCGTCGACGGCGCTTGCACCTGCCCCGACGGTCTCGCGGACTGTGGCGGCTCGTGCGCCGATCTGCAGACGAGCCCGTTCCACTGCGGCGATTGCGGCGTCGCGTGCGAGCGAGGGGCGCTCTGCCAGGCAGGCGCCTGCACCTGCGTCCTCGGCACGTATGACGAGCTCAGCGACACGTTCCCGCAGACGGTCACGGGGACCACCATCAGCGGCGAGACGAACTACGATCTCGCGTGCGTGGCCGCCGGTTCGTCGGAGCGGGTCTATCGCTTCACGCCGTCCGAGGCGGGGACATACACGCTGGACACCGTCGGGTCCGCCTTCGATACGGCCATCGGGGTGCTGGGAGCGACCACCTGCGCTCAGCTCGCCTGCAACGATGACCTCGCCCCCGGGGTCGGCCAATCGCGGGTCCGCGCGGTCCTCGAGGCGGGCCAGCCGGTCCTCGTCGTCGTGACCGGCTTCGACGGAGGGGAAGGCGATTTCACGCTCAACATGGCGAAATCCGCGCCGCCGAAGTGCCCTGGGTGGACGATCGACGCTGCGCTCCCGACGACCGTCACCGGCAACACCGAGCACCTCGGCGACGCGATCAGGCCGAGGTGCGGAGCTGCGGACAGCCCCGACGCGAGCTATGCCTTCACGGCGCCGGCGGCCGGGAAGTATGTATTCGATACCTTCGGCTCCGGGTTCAATACGATCCTGGAGCTGCACGATGGCGCGTGTGATGGCGACGTGCTCACCTGCTCCGACGACTCGGGAGGAGGGTCGCAGTCGCGCGCGACGGTGGAGCTCAGCGCCGGCCAGAAGGTCGTGGCGGTCATCGACGGCTTCGAGGGCGCGCGTGGGCCCTATACGCTGAACGTCGCCGCGTGGGCTCCGCCCGCGTGCCCCATGGCGGATCTCGGCTCCACCTACCCGCAGACGGTCACGGGTCACACGTCAGGCCTCGACGGGGTCCTCCAGCCGGCCTGCTCCATGAGCGATTCCCCCGAGGTCAGCTACAGCTTCACGGCGCCCATCGCCGGCCGGTATACATTCGATACGCTCGGCTCGACCTTCAACACGGTGCTCCACGTTCACGACGGCAGCTGCACGGGCGCCTCGCTGGGGTGCAACGACGACGCGGAGGGCTCGTACCAGTCGCAGGTGTCCACGCCCCTCGCGCAGGGGCAGACGGCGGTTGTGGTCGTGGACGGCGCGAGCGGGAAGCACGGCGCGTACACGCTCAACGTGAGCGGCTCCCCGGCCCCTCCGTGCCCGGCGAACGCGCTGGAGCCGGTCGTCCCGCAGACCGTGAGGGGGACGACCTTGGATCGCAGCGACTTCGCGGCCGCGCCGTGCGGCAAGGTCGGCGGGGCCGAGGTGGCTTACGGCTTCACGGCGCCGTCCGACGGATTGTATGTCTTCGATACGTTCGGATCGAGCTTTGACACGCTCGTCCACGTGCACGCCGGCACCTGCGGCGGGGAGGTGCTCGGCTGCAACGACAACACCACGGGCCTCCAGTCGCGGGTCGTGGTGCCGCTCGTCGCGGGGCAGGAGACCGTCGTCGTGGTGGATGGCTCCGGGCCGGCGGCCACGGGCGCGTTCACGCTCAACATCGGCCTGTTCGAGGGCGACGGCACCTGCGAGACCCCCATCGACCTCGGCTCGACGGTCCCGCGGACGGAGATGGGCTCCACCCTGCACCAGCCGAACTCGGGCACGCCGAGCTGCACCATGTCGAGCGGCAATGACAGGGTCTATCGCTTCACCGCGCCGGCGGACGGGACCTACGTCATCGACACGCTGTCGTCGACGTTCGACACCGTCCTTCACGTGCACGACGGCGATAGCTGCGCCGGCCGCGAGCTCGCCTGCAACGACAACACGAACGGGGTCACCTCGCGCGTGACCGTGCCCCTCACCGCGGGGCAGGTGATCACGATCATCGGCGACAGCAGGCCCTCCTCCTCCGGCACCCTCACCCTCAACATCGCCAAGCTTCCTTGA
- a CDS encoding NADH-quinone oxidoreductase subunit C yields MSKKVLELLTAQFPGAVLETHSQFGDDTAVLDPAVWRDAALFLRNDPRTLMNMFVDLTAVDYLWRGDVPRFEVVCHLRSLERNHRVRIKARVGDEEGNGAEIDSIVPVWKGANWFERECYDLLGIVFKGHPDLRRILMYPEFEGHPLRKDYPANRIQPLIPFRDVPNTGKLPPFGPDEGMSFGRQSHDFARSGPGASIDGDEAVSNGKRAGALEERS; encoded by the coding sequence ATGAGCAAGAAGGTCCTAGAGCTCCTCACGGCGCAGTTCCCGGGCGCCGTCCTGGAGACGCACTCGCAGTTCGGCGACGACACGGCGGTGCTCGATCCCGCCGTGTGGCGCGACGCCGCCCTGTTCCTCCGCAACGACCCGCGGACCCTGATGAACATGTTCGTCGACCTGACCGCGGTCGACTACCTCTGGCGCGGCGACGTGCCCCGCTTCGAGGTGGTCTGCCACCTGCGGTCGCTCGAGCGCAACCACCGCGTCCGGATCAAGGCGCGCGTCGGCGACGAGGAGGGCAACGGCGCCGAGATCGACTCGATCGTCCCGGTGTGGAAGGGCGCGAACTGGTTCGAGCGCGAGTGCTACGACCTGCTCGGCATCGTCTTCAAGGGGCACCCGGATCTCCGGCGCATCCTGATGTACCCGGAGTTCGAGGGGCACCCCCTGCGCAAGGACTATCCGGCCAACCGCATCCAGCCGCTCATCCCGTTCCGGGACGTGCCGAACACCGGCAAGCTGCCGCCGTTCGGCCCCGACGAGGGCATGAGCTTCGGCCGCCAGTCGCACGACTTCGCGCGGAGTGGCCCCGGGGCGTCGATCGACGGAGACGAGGCCGTGAGCAACGGCAAGCGCGCGGGCGCGCTGGAGGAGCGGAGCTGA